A window of the Nocardia sp. NBC_01329 genome harbors these coding sequences:
- the metK gene encoding methionine adenosyltransferase: protein MRTSGSRLFTSESVTEGHPDKICDAISDSILDSLLAQDPRSRVAVETMVTTGQVHVAGEVTTEAYADIPHIVREKILEIGYDSSAKGFDGNSCGVNIAIGAQSPDIAQGVDTSHEARVGGSDDEIEQQGAGDQGLMFGYANTDTPELMPLPIALAHRLSRKLTEVRKTGVLPYLRPDGKTQVTIEYEGDKAVRLDTVVLSTQHAADIDLDNLLAPDIREKVVDAVLSEIAIPDLDISDIRLLVNPTGKFVLGGPMGDAGLTGRKIIVDTYGGMARHGGGAFSGKDPSKVDRSAAYAMRWVAKNVVAAGLADRVEVQVAYAIGKSAPVGLFVETFGTENADPAKISAAITEVFDLRPGAIIRDLDLLRPIYAPTAAYGHFGRTDIDLPWERTDRAEKLRAAAGL from the coding sequence GTGCGCACGTCCGGTAGCCGGCTATTCACCAGTGAGTCCGTGACCGAGGGTCATCCGGACAAGATCTGTGACGCCATCAGCGATTCCATCCTCGACTCCTTGCTCGCCCAGGACCCCCGCAGCCGGGTCGCCGTGGAAACCATGGTGACCACCGGCCAGGTGCATGTCGCGGGTGAGGTCACCACCGAGGCCTATGCGGATATCCCGCATATCGTGCGGGAGAAGATCCTGGAGATCGGATACGACTCCTCGGCAAAGGGATTCGACGGCAACTCCTGCGGTGTCAATATCGCGATCGGTGCCCAGTCGCCCGATATCGCGCAGGGTGTCGACACCTCGCACGAAGCGCGGGTCGGTGGCTCCGACGACGAGATCGAACAGCAGGGCGCCGGTGATCAGGGCCTGATGTTCGGTTACGCGAACACCGACACCCCCGAACTCATGCCGTTGCCGATCGCGCTGGCCCACCGCCTGTCGCGCAAGCTCACCGAAGTGCGCAAGACCGGTGTGCTGCCGTATCTGCGCCCCGACGGCAAAACGCAGGTCACCATCGAATACGAGGGCGACAAGGCCGTGCGGCTGGATACCGTGGTGCTGTCCACCCAGCATGCCGCCGATATCGACCTGGACAATCTGCTGGCCCCGGATATCCGGGAGAAGGTCGTCGACGCCGTCCTGTCCGAGATCGCGATCCCCGATCTGGATATCTCCGATATCCGCCTGCTGGTGAACCCGACCGGGAAGTTCGTACTCGGCGGCCCGATGGGCGACGCGGGCCTGACCGGCCGCAAGATCATCGTCGACACCTACGGCGGGATGGCCCGCCACGGTGGCGGCGCATTCTCCGGTAAAGACCCCTCGAAGGTCGACCGTTCGGCCGCCTACGCGATGCGCTGGGTCGCCAAGAACGTGGTCGCCGCCGGTCTGGCCGACCGTGTCGAGGTACAGGTGGCCTACGCGATCGGCAAATCCGCGCCGGTCGGCCTGTTCGTGGAGACCTTCGGTACCGAGAATGCCGATCCGGCCAAGATCTCGGCCGCCATCACCGAGGTATTCGATCTGCGGCCGGGGGCGATCATCCGCGATCTGGATCTGCTGCGCCCGATCTACGCGCCCACCGCCGCCTACGGGCATTTCGGCCGCACCGATATCGATCTGCCCTGGGAGCGCACCGACCGCGCGGAAAAGCTGCGCGCCGCCGCCGGACTGTAA
- the coaBC gene encoding bifunctional phosphopantothenoylcysteine decarboxylase/phosphopantothenate--cysteine ligase CoaBC produces the protein MARVVVGVGGGIAAYKACALVRRFTETGHTVRVIPTDAALQFVGKATFEALSGHPVHTGVFSDVPEVPHVRLGQEAELLVVAPATADLMARAAHGRADDLLTATLLTARCPVLFAPAMHTEMWEHAATVANVAALRAHGATVMEPASGRLTGTDTGPGRLPEPEEIFGLASLLLERTDAVPRDLVGKRVVITAGGTREPLDPVRFLGNRSSGKQGYALARVAAQRGAQVTLIAGNTIEMAPPAAVELVHITTAEQLKTAVDKHAVGADAVIMAAAVADFRPASVAADKIKKGKDEPATIALAKNEDILAGLVQERREGRLPGTAIVGFAAETGDADGDVITHARAKLARKGCDLLVVNAVGDGKAFEVDTNDGWLLRADGSEQALDHGSKALLASRVLDALGPLLS, from the coding sequence ATGGCGCGGGTAGTTGTCGGGGTGGGCGGCGGGATCGCCGCGTACAAGGCATGCGCGCTGGTACGACGGTTCACCGAGACCGGCCATACCGTCCGGGTGATCCCCACCGACGCGGCATTGCAGTTCGTGGGTAAGGCGACCTTCGAGGCGCTGTCCGGCCATCCGGTGCACACCGGAGTCTTCTCCGATGTGCCGGAGGTACCGCATGTGCGACTGGGCCAGGAGGCGGAACTCCTCGTCGTCGCGCCCGCCACCGCGGATCTCATGGCGCGAGCGGCGCACGGCCGCGCCGACGATCTACTCACCGCGACCCTGCTCACGGCCCGATGTCCCGTGCTGTTCGCGCCCGCCATGCACACCGAGATGTGGGAGCACGCGGCGACCGTCGCCAATGTGGCGGCCCTGCGCGCGCACGGCGCCACCGTGATGGAACCCGCGTCCGGTCGGCTCACCGGCACCGATACCGGTCCGGGGCGGCTACCCGAACCCGAGGAGATCTTCGGGCTCGCGTCGCTGCTCCTCGAACGCACCGACGCGGTACCGCGCGATCTGGTGGGCAAGCGGGTGGTGATCACCGCGGGTGGCACCAGGGAACCGCTGGATCCGGTCCGTTTCCTCGGTAACCGCAGTTCCGGTAAGCAGGGGTATGCGCTCGCCAGAGTCGCCGCCCAGCGCGGTGCCCAGGTCACGCTCATCGCCGGGAACACCATCGAGATGGCGCCGCCGGCGGCGGTCGAGCTGGTCCACATCACCACCGCCGAGCAGCTGAAAACCGCCGTCGACAAGCACGCGGTCGGCGCGGACGCGGTGATCATGGCCGCTGCGGTCGCCGATTTCCGGCCCGCCTCGGTGGCTGCCGACAAGATCAAGAAGGGCAAGGACGAGCCCGCCACCATCGCCCTGGCCAAGAACGAGGACATCCTCGCCGGCCTGGTCCAGGAGCGTCGGGAGGGCAGGCTGCCCGGAACGGCCATCGTCGGATTCGCCGCCGAAACCGGCGACGCGGACGGCGATGTGATCACCCACGCGCGGGCCAAACTGGCCCGTAAGGGCTGTGATCTGCTGGTGGTGAACGCGGTGGGCGACGGTAAGGCGTTCGAGGTCGACACCAACGACGGCTGGCTGCTGCGCGCGGACGGTAGTGAGCAGGCGCTCGATCACGGATCGAAGGCGCTGCTGGCCAGTCGTGTCCTGGACGCGCTGGGCCCCCTGCTGAGTTGA
- the rpoZ gene encoding DNA-directed RNA polymerase subunit omega, producing the protein MSSSDTVTPAYDTPIGLTNPPIDELLDRTSSKYSLVIYAAKRARQINDYYNQLGDGILEYVGPLVEPLPQEKPLSVAMREIHSDLLEHTEGE; encoded by the coding sequence GTGAGCAGTTCGGACACCGTTACGCCCGCCTACGACACCCCGATCGGCCTCACCAACCCGCCGATCGACGAGTTGCTCGACCGCACCTCGTCCAAGTACAGCCTGGTGATCTACGCGGCCAAGCGCGCCCGTCAGATCAACGACTACTACAACCAGCTGGGTGACGGCATCCTCGAATACGTCGGCCCGCTGGTGGAGCCGCTGCCGCAGGAGAAGCCGCTGTCGGTGGCGATGCGCGAGATCCACAGCGATCTGCTCGAGCACACCGAAGGCGAATGA